A genome region from Chengkuizengella sp. SCS-71B includes the following:
- a CDS encoding GNAT family N-acetyltransferase has protein sequence MSVKIPTLIGELVKLRPLNYNTDHIAWFDVEQDEIMQEWVGNSVPTSYDEVKQYLYELYPKHFMIWMIEEKKSNKVIGMMRISHPQYHEEKLVAGDSQRLHSYYWRKGFMKESRELIYDYVFNELKVDVLYADVWEGNINSSKSLESVGYQLIDIKKEYFKKYDRMQNKLYYQLQLGTLIIRNKQ, from the coding sequence GTGAGTGTAAAGATTCCTACATTAATTGGAGAATTAGTAAAACTAAGACCACTTAACTATAACACTGATCATATAGCTTGGTTCGATGTTGAACAAGACGAAATTATGCAAGAATGGGTAGGTAATTCAGTTCCAACATCGTATGATGAGGTGAAACAATATTTGTATGAGCTATACCCTAAACATTTTATGATTTGGATGATTGAAGAAAAAAAGAGTAATAAGGTAATTGGAATGATGCGAATTAGCCATCCTCAATATCATGAAGAAAAGTTAGTTGCAGGTGACTCACAAAGGCTACATTCCTACTATTGGCGGAAGGGATTTATGAAAGAATCTCGCGAGTTAATTTATGATTATGTGTTTAATGAATTAAAAGTAGATGTTTTATATGCAGATGTTTGGGAAGGGAATATTAATTCTAGTAAATCTTTAGAGTCTGTTGGATATCAATTAATAGACATAAAAAAAGAGTATTTTAAAAAGTATGATCGAATGCAAAACAAATTATACTACCAACTACAATTAGGTACTTTAATAATAAGAAATAAACAATAG
- a CDS encoding NUDIX hydrolase produces MITNEHNAQNVFSPPKHIISAATIVLNDKSEILLVKAPCRGWEMPGGQVEEGESLKEAAIRETKEESGIDIDVLKFCGVFQNVSSSICNTLFLAKPIGGELTTSSESLEVGFFPLEEALEMVTWQNFRERIEYCLNENMQPFLIEFST; encoded by the coding sequence ATGATAACCAATGAACATAATGCACAAAATGTTTTTTCACCACCAAAACATATTATTTCAGCAGCGACTATTGTACTTAATGATAAAAGTGAGATTTTATTAGTTAAAGCCCCATGTAGGGGATGGGAAATGCCTGGGGGGCAAGTTGAAGAAGGAGAGTCATTGAAAGAAGCTGCAATAAGGGAAACTAAAGAAGAATCAGGAATAGATATTGATGTATTAAAATTTTGTGGGGTATTTCAGAATGTAAGCAGTTCAATATGCAATACATTGTTTTTAGCTAAACCAATTGGGGGAGAACTGACAACTTCTTCTGAAAGCTTGGAAGTAGGTTTTTTTCCTCTTGAGGAAGCTTTAGAGATGGTAACTTGGCAAAACTTTAGAGAAAGAATAGAATATTGTTTGAATGAAAATATGCAACCATTTTTAATAGAATTTTCAACTTGA